A window of the Canis lupus baileyi chromosome 1, mCanLup2.hap1, whole genome shotgun sequence genome harbors these coding sequences:
- the LOC140607289 gene encoding histo-blood group ABO system transferase-like isoform X2, whose amino-acid sequence MSRCPRAHLHQAQASSYKSYLYPRSQKPESTQADVNLTVREHRGLQSVKLSRMLYRQPQVLTPARKDVLVVTPWLAPIIWEGTFNTDILNEQFSLRNATIGLTVFSIKTYMIFLKQFLQSAEMYFMVGHRVIYYIFTDKPEYVPYLNIQKGRQIIILEVESYYDHWQDISMQRMEMISNFCQERFHQEVDYLVCSDVDMRFSDHVGVEILSSLFGTLHPGYYGLNRTDFPYERRPQSQAHIPKDEGDFYYIGALFGGSVPEVYKLTKACHEAIMVDQANHIEAIWHDESHLNKYLLYHKPSKVLSPEYLWQQQQMDHMHDQEMIFSKIIRRKKLKVLKKNYQLKNW is encoded by the exons ATGTCCCGGTGCCCAAGAGCCCACTTGCACCAGGCCCAGGCCTCAAG TTATAAGAGTTACCTGTACCCAAGAAGCCAGAAGCCAGAAAGCACCCAGGCTGATGTAAATCTGACTGTGAGAGAACACAGGGGCCTGCAAAGTGTGAAATTATCAAGGATGCTATATCGCCAGCCCCAGGTGCTAACACCGGCTAGGAAAGATGTCCTTGTTGTGACCCCTTGGCTGGCTCCCATCATCTGGGAAGGGACTTTCAATACTGACATCCTGAATGAGCAGTTCTCACTCCGGAATGCCACCATTGGATTAACTGTATTTTCTATCAAAACATACATGATCTTCCTGAAGCAGTTCCTGCAGTCTGCAGAGATGTACTTCATGGTGGGACACAGGGTGATCTACTACATCTTCACTGACAAGCCTGAATATGTTCCTTATCTTAACATCCAAAAAGGAAGGCAGATCATCATCCTTGAGGTCGAGAGCTATTATGACCACTGGCAGGACATCTCCATGCAGCGCATGGAGATGATCAGTAATTTTTGCCAGGAGCGCTTCCACCAGGAGGTGGATTACCTTGTGTGTTCAGATGTGGACATGAGGTTCAGTGACCACGTGGGTGTGGAGATACTCTCCTCCTTGTTTGGCACCCTTCATCCTGGCTACTATGGGCTGAATCGGACTGACTTCCCCTATGAACGTCGGCCTCAGTCACAAGCCCATATTCCTAAAGATGAGGGGGACTTTTATTACATAGGGGCCTTATTCGGGGGGTCAGTGCCAGAGGTTTACAAGCTCACCAAGGCCTGCCATGAAGCAATAATGGTTGACCAAGCCAACCACATCGAGGCCATTTGGCATGATGAGAGCCACCTGAACAAGTACCTGCTTTACCACAAACCCTCCAAGGTCCTCTCCCCTGAGTATCTATGGCAGCAGCAGCAAATGGATCATATGCATGACCAAGAAATGATCTTTTCCAAAATCATAAGGCGGAAAAAATTGAAGGTCTTGAAGAAGAATTACCAACTAAAAAACTGGTGA
- the LOC140607289 gene encoding histo-blood group ABO system transferase-like isoform X1 — protein MAQLLQILAATQKCCSLRVTFLLIALIMIFFSYKSYLYPRSQKPESTQADVNLTVREHRGLQSVKLSRMLYRQPQVLTPARKDVLVVTPWLAPIIWEGTFNTDILNEQFSLRNATIGLTVFSIKTYMIFLKQFLQSAEMYFMVGHRVIYYIFTDKPEYVPYLNIQKGRQIIILEVESYYDHWQDISMQRMEMISNFCQERFHQEVDYLVCSDVDMRFSDHVGVEILSSLFGTLHPGYYGLNRTDFPYERRPQSQAHIPKDEGDFYYIGALFGGSVPEVYKLTKACHEAIMVDQANHIEAIWHDESHLNKYLLYHKPSKVLSPEYLWQQQQMDHMHDQEMIFSKIIRRKKLKVLKKNYQLKNW, from the coding sequence ATGGCTCAGCTGCTGCAGATACTGGCTGCGACACAGAAATGCTGCTCGCTTCGAGTGACCTTCCTTCTCATAGCGCTCATCATGATTTTCTTTAGTTATAAGAGTTACCTGTACCCAAGAAGCCAGAAGCCAGAAAGCACCCAGGCTGATGTAAATCTGACTGTGAGAGAACACAGGGGCCTGCAAAGTGTGAAATTATCAAGGATGCTATATCGCCAGCCCCAGGTGCTAACACCGGCTAGGAAAGATGTCCTTGTTGTGACCCCTTGGCTGGCTCCCATCATCTGGGAAGGGACTTTCAATACTGACATCCTGAATGAGCAGTTCTCACTCCGGAATGCCACCATTGGATTAACTGTATTTTCTATCAAAACATACATGATCTTCCTGAAGCAGTTCCTGCAGTCTGCAGAGATGTACTTCATGGTGGGACACAGGGTGATCTACTACATCTTCACTGACAAGCCTGAATATGTTCCTTATCTTAACATCCAAAAAGGAAGGCAGATCATCATCCTTGAGGTCGAGAGCTATTATGACCACTGGCAGGACATCTCCATGCAGCGCATGGAGATGATCAGTAATTTTTGCCAGGAGCGCTTCCACCAGGAGGTGGATTACCTTGTGTGTTCAGATGTGGACATGAGGTTCAGTGACCACGTGGGTGTGGAGATACTCTCCTCCTTGTTTGGCACCCTTCATCCTGGCTACTATGGGCTGAATCGGACTGACTTCCCCTATGAACGTCGGCCTCAGTCACAAGCCCATATTCCTAAAGATGAGGGGGACTTTTATTACATAGGGGCCTTATTCGGGGGGTCAGTGCCAGAGGTTTACAAGCTCACCAAGGCCTGCCATGAAGCAATAATGGTTGACCAAGCCAACCACATCGAGGCCATTTGGCATGATGAGAGCCACCTGAACAAGTACCTGCTTTACCACAAACCCTCCAAGGTCCTCTCCCCTGAGTATCTATGGCAGCAGCAGCAAATGGATCATATGCATGACCAAGAAATGATCTTTTCCAAAATCATAAGGCGGAAAAAATTGAAGGTCTTGAAGAAGAATTACCAACTAAAAAACTGGTGA